Genomic segment of Zingiber officinale cultivar Zhangliang chromosome 11B, Zo_v1.1, whole genome shotgun sequence:
AGCTCTCAAATAAAAGTTGTATATAATCATGTGATGGCTTCTAGGCTCAGGAGTTGTCCCAGTTCTTCATCTACTCAAGTAGAAGAGTTAATATAAGAAAATCTAGAATTGAGAGATCGGGTCGCACAACATTGTACTCGTCTCAGGTGAGTAGTCAACAATTGATTCAAGATCAGGTCAAGACATTGGTAGAGCAACAAATGCAAGAATTCATATCTTGGTGAAGTCTAAATTTTCAAACATTATATGGTTTTAACTCATAGGAGACTTAAGGCTCGAACACTCTTGATAAGTAGCTTATAATAACAACAGTTATTTTGAGGTGAGTTGACATTCagtttaatatttttagttatcactcataaaatatgaaaaatgatcctattaattttaatattacatGCAACTCTAATTATATTACATTAGTTTAGGAACAATGTAGATAAAAAGGTCAGCATTTGAAAGAACGGGATTTGATACTATACTATATACTTTTATCATAAGGTATGTATTCTTTCTATATATTCTTTTAAAGAAGGttaaacttttgttgatacattTTTACATTTTATAATAAATAGTTTTAACTTTAGATTCATATATGAGTATGAttatttgaaaatagaaaatgtAATATAATTTGAATCATGTGTTTATTTTTTTCCCATATTGTATTATATTTGCTACAAGATGAGATTGAATGTTGATAAATGTATTAGTTTTCTAGATTTGAGCTAGGATGTAATGAAtttgaattatattatttttaaatcatgtaggatgttttaaatattattttttgttaaaCATGAATATTGTTTTTTTTCATACCGTATTATATTTGCTAcaagatgagatgatgagatgtaATGATGAAAAATGTATTAGTTTTTGAGATTAGAGTTGGAATGTAATGAAtttgaattatattatttttaattcatgtaccatgttttaaatattatttttttattaaacataaatgttatttttttcatatcatattatatttgctACAAGAAGAGATGATAAGATGTAATGATGATAAATGTATTAATTTTTGAGATTTAAGTTGGGACCTAATGAAtttgaattatattatttttaaattatgtacgatgttttaaatattattttttttaaacatgaatatcgTTTTGTTGATAGGATGATTTGTAATGAATTTGAATATATTTGTAAATGTAATAGATTTGAATGCATGCATTATGTATTGTAGAGCTAATGTTGATGTTTAATATTGTTATTGGATATATAGTGTATCCTTGAGTAttttgaatataaataggtttgaAATATCTCAATTCAGGgaggttttgtaaaatttttaattaaaattagcgATGGCTATATTAGGGTTTAAGgttgaaattctaaactctaaATCCCAGCACGCTCAACTTTGAGGAGATAGCAGATGCTGTTCTAAAACAAAACTGATGCCTCCATGCAAACTAACACATACCCTGTCTTCACTTATTGTCACATTCCATCATTTCTCTTCCTAAGTTGACTTTTCAGGCCGGCCTTGGCATCTACATTAGTTCATCCCTTCTCTCTTACCTGGAACTGACCTTGTTCTCCAACTGTGATCAGCTTATCATTAATCTGTTCTGTCAAGACCATTTCTTCCTGCCGGCCTCATCAGTAATGAAATCTTGAGAACTCAGCCCATTCAACAATTTGTACGCTTTCACTTGTCAATTCCCTCCACAttcaaatatttaaattaaattatattggaCAAATATCAAAGTGCATCTCATCTTACTCCGGtatattttactttttcaaaactatctttatttttaatattattataataattatgaattcATATCTATTATACTAAACACACTTCAACTTTGATTAACACCAACAAACTATATTATAGCAGCTAATAgctcataattattataatatggaATATCAATATCGGTccaaaattatattataatagtACTTCAACTCTAATAACATTGTATTATAGCACCTACAGTTCATAATTCTTATAATATAGACGCTTCGTCTCTAATTAACTTTGATTAATAAAAGTTAACATCATATTATAAcagttataaattattttttatactaTAGTACTAATGACATCATAACGGTTCATGTTcggagaaaaaaaaatttcttatccCCCTAATTAACTTAGTAGTTTACCTTTCTTTAGTATAACTTATGAATTGATTGTGAAAGACAAATATGATAGGATTAGTATAATCATCTTTTTATGATAATAAGAGTATAGCTATTATAACTGTATTGCTATAATTAATTAGTAATTATGATATTATAAAACCGTATAACTAGTCTGATTAAACTTTGACatataaattatgaaaaataataataacaaccaaCTGTcaccttcctctccctctttaacccacctccctccctccctccctccatcGCATCAACTACCCAACTATTCTCTAACCAACTCCATGGAGCACTCggccctcttcctcttcctcttcctcttcttcttcttttccttgatcGCCGGTGAATCTGATGACGTTCGGAAATCCCTCATCCGTTTTCTTGAGAAACTCTCGCCCAACGACCCCCAGCTCGCTCAGAGATTGGGTTGGAATGCTTCAACTGACCCATGCAACGGTACTGCAGTTGGCTGGAGTAATCTGACATGCATCGACAAGAAAATGGCGGTGCAGACCATTTCGCTGGAGGGGATGGGGCTCAATGGCACGATCGACGCCGGCGAACTCTGCCGTGCGCCGTCGCTCGTCGTGGTGAGACTACAAGACAACTTCATCCGCGGAATTCTGCCGGCGGAGATCTCCAACTGCACCAACCTCATGCACTTGTACCTCGGGAACAACCAGCTCGTCGGCGGCTTGCCTTCCTCTCTCGCCGACCTCGGAAACCTCAAGCTGCTCGACCTctccaacaacaacttctccggGGAGCTACCTGCGGCGCTGTCAAGAATCTCCGGCCTATCAGGCTTCCTCGTGCAAAACAATAACCTTAACGGGTCGATTCCTGGATTCTGGTTCAGAAACTTCGGCGCCGGATACTTCAACGTTTCTTACAACCAATTCGCCGGTCCAATTCCCGAAGGAGCTGAAGATATCGGAAGCGCCGCCTTCTTGGGGAATCAAGGCCTCTGTGGAAGGCCACTTCCTAATGCTTGCTCGCCCCCATCCCCGTCctcttccccttccccttccccttcccctGATCAAGGGAAGAAGGATCACTGGGGAACTCGCGAAAAGCTCATTCTTTTCTCCGGTTATATCGCTCTTGGTCTGTTCTTGTTGGCTTACGCTGCATACAGAGTCCTCGGCAAGAAGGCGGCTAAAAGGAACAAGAAGATCGTAGCATCGGAAAGTAGCAGTCCGAAAAGTTCATTCACGATGAACAAGACTGTAGCCACCGGATCAGAGCACCCGATTTCGACTGAATCCGCCGCCACGGAGGGGTCCACCTTGGTGGTGCTGAAGAAATCGACAACGACGGCGGCGGAGTTGAAGTTCGAGGAGCTGCTGAAGGCCCCTGCAGAGTTGCTAGGGAGAGGAAGGTTTGGGAGCGTCTACAAAGTGGTGATGGCTGATGGAGCTGCTTTGGCCGTAAAGAGGCTCAAGGATTCCGGCGGTTCGGGGGCGGAGTTTCGGAGGAGGATGGTGAGGGTGGACATGGCGGCGCGGCACCCGAATGTGCTCCCGGCAGTGGCGTTTTACTGCTCGGCGCAGGGGAAGCTCGTGGTCTACGACTTCCAGCAAAATGGGAGCCTCTTGAATCTCCTCCGAGGTAAGATTTCTGTATCAACTCTGGTTCATCGGCGTTTCTTAAACCAACTGCACTGCAACTCTCAGGAAGCAACCGAGCCGGCGGCGGAGCATTTGACTGGAGCTGGAGGCTGAGAGTGGCGGCTGGGATCGCCGAGGGCTTGGCTTTCATGCACAAGGAGCTCGATTCCGAGGGACTCATCGGCCACGGAAACCTCAAGTCCTCTAACATCCTGATGAACGCCGGCATGGACCCCTGTATCAGCGAATACGGCCTAGTGGTCGCTAACGCCGGTGACGGCGCCGACAAAGCCGACGTGTACGGCTTCGGGATCATCCTCCTTGAGCTGCTGACGGGGAAGCCGGTGCAGAACGACCCCCAGGAGCTGGCGAAGTGGGTGAACTCTGTGGTGAGGGAGGAGTGGACGGTGGAGGTGTTCGACAAGAGCATCGTCTCCGGCGCCGGTGCCAGCGAGGAGAGGATGGTGCAgatgctgcaggttggactgagGTGTGTGAATCCGTCTGCGAAAGCCAGGCCAAGCATGGATCAGGTGGCGTCCATGATCAACGCCGTGAGGGAAGAAGACGAGAGGTCGTTGCTGGTCTCTGAATCTGAGTGAGACACAAGAACACAGAATATTCACCATTACATTTATATTCGAACAAAgtaattactttttattttctttttcttttcttatgatTTCTTGAGACTCGGTTAATCTTGAGTCAGGTTTTCGTTTAATTGTTATATCAATCAATAATCCCTTTCTGTGATTGTGATTCTCTCAAGAGAAGTTTACTTCGATCCTTACTTTAATTTCTTAGCAACTGTTTAAATAAGATTAGGGATGATAAtaagatttaaattaaattctataTCTTTTGTCCTAATATCCATCGTATTAATCTTCAAATCTATATTCATTAAAGGATTTGATATTTTCtatattaataaaattactaatatatatatatatatatatatatatatctatctcGAGAGATACTCCGGACTTTAATTATGGGAAATGGGTGACTGAGTTAAGTCTATAGGGCGATTAGATTTGGTGATTGTTTCTTATAAATAAGGGTGAATATTTAGTTAtttcaatttataatttattgAATTAATCTAAAATCGATTTAATATTAGTTGAATAAAAATtgtattaaaattgaattaatcgaattaaattaaaaattaattattttatttactatcgaatttatttaaaaataataaaaaaaattatataaaattaatattaaattaataaaattaatcgaATGCTCATCccttaggctacgtttggttgggtgtaatgtaatctagcttgtaatgtaatcaaatttgtaatgtaatgtaatgtaatcttgattacattactacgtttgaaaatgtaatgtatgtaatatttgattacaagaatgattacattcttttgtttggtatttattattttttatcaggaatgtaatttgtattattataaaatgacaaaaatatcctacgaCTTCTACTGACGGTCGCCGCACTTTTGCCGAAGCTTGCGGCAGCTACCGACCGCCGCCGCCGACCGCCGCCGCCGACCACCGACCATCGTCGCCGGCGGTTGGCGGTGGGGGGCGGGGGCCGA
This window contains:
- the LOC122033764 gene encoding probable inactive receptor kinase At2g26730, which gives rise to MEHSALFLFLFLFFFFSLIAGESDDVRKSLIRFLEKLSPNDPQLAQRLGWNASTDPCNGTAVGWSNLTCIDKKMAVQTISLEGMGLNGTIDAGELCRAPSLVVVRLQDNFIRGILPAEISNCTNLMHLYLGNNQLVGGLPSSLADLGNLKLLDLSNNNFSGELPAALSRISGLSGFLVQNNNLNGSIPGFWFRNFGAGYFNVSYNQFAGPIPEGAEDIGSAAFLGNQGLCGRPLPNACSPPSPSSSPSPSPSPDQGKKDHWGTREKLILFSGYIALGLFLLAYAAYRVLGKKAAKRNKKIVASESSSPKSSFTMNKTVATGSEHPISTESAATEGSTLVVLKKSTTTAAELKFEELLKAPAELLGRGRFGSVYKVVMADGAALAVKRLKDSGGSGAEFRRRMVRVDMAARHPNVLPAVAFYCSAQGKLVVYDFQQNGSLLNLLRGSNRAGGGAFDWSWRLRVAAGIAEGLAFMHKELDSEGLIGHGNLKSSNILMNAGMDPCISEYGLVVANAGDGADKADVYGFGIILLELLTGKPVQNDPQELAKWVNSVVREEWTVEVFDKSIVSGAGASEERMVQMLQVGLRCVNPSAKARPSMDQVASMINAVREEDERSLLVSESE